CCAACTTTAGCccttctcctcttcttcttcatgatTTTCCAATGAATTGTACTGCATAACTTTGTTTTTTAAAAGTGGATGAGTCTAGATGATGATAGAGACATTGAAGAAGCTTGAGGGTTGAAATCCCTCGACTAAGATTTGATGAAGGTATCTGAAAAGTGGAGTTCACAAGACATATTTGTTTTCAATGAGACATTCGCAAATAATTGCTCCCAATTTTAGACCCATTAAATTGAGTACCACGTGATATGTGAATTTTATTGAAGGAAGGTATGGTGGAGGGTAGTGAAACAAACTTGTGGTAGTAGGTTTGATGATAATGGTGAAATCAATTATGATGTGGCGGTTTTAGAGGTTTATGGTAAAATTAATAATACTTGTGTGATAAATTGATCGGGTAGATGATGAAGGATGAAGAATGAAGAaatgaaagaagttggagacttGTAAAGTTATAACCTTCATCTATATGCCGAATATGAAGAAGTTGAATGTTGATTTCATTTCAACAATGGAGAAGGAAAAATGGTGTAATTGGTTAGTCTTTTTTGGAGtaaaaatgaagttttcatgtagagagagagagagagagagagaaagagagtgaGTGAGAGAGGGGTGAAATTAGAGGTAAAAGAATGgggtaaaaatgaaaaaaaatacacatGGAGTCTATAATATAGACTAGGCGCGGGAAAATTATCCTACactttgtgattgattttgtataTTATGAGGTAGAAATTAATACTTTTAAATAgtttaaggggtcgtttggtgtggTGGATAAGGCAAAATAATCCTGGGATAAATTTTTAGTAACCATCAATTATTTATTTGGTTACAAAGTGTGGATAACTTATCTTAGGATTAATAATTATGATTGAGATAAGTTATCCCTACTTGTGGGTGGAATACTAATTCTGGAATAACTTATCTCAggataaaaaatatgaaataacaaAAGTACCCCTTAAACCCTCTTTTATACATCTCTTTTACATACatttatattaaagtaatttttaataccatttataacaacattcacaatcttcactactcgttattttatgattatatatttttccattaaaaaattacactaaaaaAGATACggcatatttaaaaaaatacgGCATAATTATGAGAATGCACACAGAAaattatttaagttaaataagataaataatttatttttaagagtGAATAACTAAATCTTGCAAAAGAAGTGTAAAAAACTAAATGAAATTGaggatattttcataaacaaacAACTTAATCTTAGAAATTATGCCatacatattttttgaatatgaCAAATCAAATAACCAATAAAAAATCACCTCGACATAATTTAATCCCATCATAACTTATCTCATCATAATTAATCTAGCATAACTTATCTTAAAATCAAACCACCTCTAAATATGTAATAAATCATCATGATAATTTAAGAATGTATTTGACTTTTTAGAATAAGATCAAGGCAATCTATGCCTTTTTCCCATTTCATAAACAAGCTTGATTGTCTGTGTTGGGCTGAAACCGACGCCGTATCCTGTAATATCATCTTAGTCCTTTTTCGGCGGCGAGTATTCAGATTCAGGTTTCCCTCatcttcaaattcaaattcaatccTTCATCCGTAAATAACTCCCGATCCATGCCCATTTTCCTAACATTCAATAAAACCTTTTAATtttgttattatatataaataaacaatatatatatgcttcccTTTTTCCATTCCctttcaaatcaaaatccaaaCCCTCCGCCATACTCTCTAATTATAATATCTACCCTCTtgctctctctttctttctctctctctctttgctAGGGTTTATACTTCAATTCATCCAGGATGTCGTTGAGGCCGAACGCCAGAACCGAGGTTCGCCGGAACCGGTACAAAGTTGCCGTCGATGCCGAGGAAGGTCGCCGGAGAAGAGAGGATAATATGGTTGAGATTCGTAAGAATAAGAGAGAGGAGAACTTGCAGAAGAAGCGACGTGAAGGTCTTCAAGCTAATCAGCAATTTGCTGTACCTGTTCAGGCCAGCGTCGAAAAGAAGGTCGATAGTAAAAGAAACCTAGATTCATTTTATTGCACTGATTGTTGGCTAGCAGCAAATTTAGATCAGATTACGTTTCCcttttgtttactttttttttttggcctaATTTGGGTGCTTATTGGCTGAATAATGTTTTCCACTTGGGTTAGAGTTTGAAGCAAGAAAAGTCTTTGGCTAGATTATCAGATTTAGACTTTTCACGTTAGTAGTAACCTTCGAGATTCGGCAATGATTTTGGATTTTAGTATTTTCatcaaatttgaagttttttggtttctctttttagatttttttgaaGTTAGTTTTATTCGTATTTAATTGGTTTATTATTAGATATTGGAAGAAAGTGAGCAATATTGACCTAATTAGATATTGAGGATTAATATAGGTGGCCACAACTAGTATGTGCCTACTAGAAGTTGTTGTGCGCTAGTGATGCTTTAAGTGTTGGATATATGTGGTTTTTCTTTTACGTCAGATGGAGACTTTCTCTCACTAGTTTCCTTTACTGTGTTGACTTATTGGAAGTATTCTTTGGGGTTCTTTTCTGCATTCTGGCCAGGTGGTGTCCTTTAAATAGGGAAATGGATAGAGGGTATTGAGTTTTTTGAAATGTATTCGTTTGCAGCTGGAGAATTTACCAGCAATGGTTGCGGGTGTTTGGACTGAAGATGGCAATCTTCAGCTTGAAGCTACTACTCAGTTTCGAAAGCTGCTTTCCATAGGTAATCATTGTCATTATGGGCTTGTGatattcttttctttctccACTCTTGTGGTTACCTGGACTTTCAGTTGATCTCTGATCATATTATTTACAGAAAGGAGTCCACCAATTGAGGAGGTAATTCAAGCAGGTGTTGTTCCTCGGTTTGTTCAATTTCTTATGAGGGATGACTTTCCACAACTTCAGGTATTTACCTTGCTTTCTTAATCTTGAAGTTCCCTACGAGGTTGAAAAGCAGTCTTATAGTGCTTGACCTTTTCATTTCCAATGAATTTAGTTTGAGGCAGCATGGGCTCTCACAAATATTGCTTCGGGCACATCTGAGCATACCAAGGTGGTGATTGAATCTGGTGCAGTCCCAATTTTTGTGAAACTTCTTGGTTCTCCAAGTGATGATGTGCGAGAGCAGGTATACACTACTAGAAGCAAATTGATACTTTCAAAAGTTATTTATGGTTGTTTGTTGCTGTGAACTGTTATCAGTTATTCGATACTATTGTTTGATCATTGAGAATATGTTGGATATGCCCATTTCCTCATTTAGGCTGTGTGGGCTCTTGGAAATGTTGCTGGTGATTCCCCAAAATGCCGTGATCTTGTCCTTAGCTGTGGAGCTTTGGTTCCCTTGTTGGCTCAGCTGAATCCTAATGCCAAGCTCTCTATGCTGAGAAATGCAACTTGGACACTTTCAAATTTCTGCAGAGGCAAACCACAGCCTGCTTTTGATCAGGTTGCTCCTTAAGGCATGATTAGCTATTATGTCCactaaatttcaaatataaaagTGGTGATCACTGATAAGCACTGTCTCATTTATAAAGATCTAGTGTAACAGATTTTACAGTTGTGCAGGGTTCATTATTAGTCACATTCTTCATTAGTGATGCTGAGAAATAACTAATCTTATTTGCTCATCCAAAGTGTTGCTTGGTAGTTTGTTCTTTCCCAGCTTTCTCAAAAGCTGATAGGCAGTTCATGCCCTTGCATTGAGCCCAATCCTTGGAAAACTTTTGGATTTTGTACTCAGTGAGTCTTTAAAATAAGGATCTTAAACACAATCAGCACAGTGTCTAGATACACTTGACCTGCCGACCCAGTATGTCATTTTTCTGGAAGTAAGTTATGCAATTTTTATTTCTCGTTAGTAGTTGGTTCTAAACAATTTACAATTACAGGCTTCTTTGTTATTTCCATAAATAACTATATGTGATTTTcttgttgatattgttgaacaaaattattaaaacttatcattttcaaaaaatgctTGTTAAGTTATTGTCATTTATTGTTGCTTTAGCATGTCATGTATGCCCCTATTCTTGCAGTTTATACCCTTGTCATTCTTAGGTGTGTTAATTTCATAGTAATATCAGAAAGGACAAGCATGACAATTTGATGATTCTATGCATATCTAAACATGTGAACTCAATTGTTCAGACGAGGCCTGCACTTCCAGCTCTTCAACAACTCATTCATTCAACCGATGAAGAAGTTTTGACTGATGCTTGCTGGGCACTTTCATATCTCTCTGATGGTACAAATGATAAAATTCAAGCTGTTATTGATTCTGGAGTATGCCCACGCTTAGTTGAGTTATTACTGTAAGTACTTCTGTATTTCAGTTTATTTGTGGATTATGAAATGTTCGAAATTTCCTCTTTTTATATGGGTTAGGTTTTGtatgtcttgattttgaatggcCGATTTAAACATTTCAGTCACCCATCTCCATCGGTTTTGATTCCCGCTCTTCGGACTGTAGGAAATATTGTGACTGGAGATGATATGCAG
The genomic region above belongs to Solanum dulcamara chromosome 5, daSolDulc1.2, whole genome shotgun sequence and contains:
- the LOC129889107 gene encoding importin subunit alpha-2-like, translating into MSLRPNARTEVRRNRYKVAVDAEEGRRRREDNMVEIRKNKREENLQKKRREGLQANQQFAVPVQASVEKKLENLPAMVAGVWTEDGNLQLEATTQFRKLLSIERSPPIEEVIQAGVVPRFVQFLMRDDFPQLQFEAAWALTNIASGTSEHTKVVIESGAVPIFVKLLGSPSDDVREQAVWALGNVAGDSPKCRDLVLSCGALVPLLAQLNPNAKLSMLRNATWTLSNFCRGKPQPAFDQTRPALPALQQLIHSTDEEVLTDACWALSYLSDGTNDKIQAVIDSGVCPRLVELLLHPSPSVLIPALRTVGNIVTGDDMQTQCIISHQALPCLLNLLNGSHKKSIKKEACWTISNITAGNREQIQSVVEAGIIGPLINLLQNAEFEIKKEAAWAISNATSGGSHEQIKYLVSQGCIKPLCDLLICPDPRIVTVCLEGLENILKVGEAEKNLGRTSDINLYAQLIDDAEGLEKIENLQSHDNQEIYEKAVKILETYWLEEDDETMPPGDAPQQGFQFGGGEVSVPSGGFSFN